The genomic window AAACGGGATTGAGTTCTACCTGGAAATTTTTAACATTAATTGATTTATCCCATGAAAATTGAATAAAATTTAATCCGGCTTTGCAAACAGCTGTCGTTTGCTCAGGTTTTGGAACAACAATCAGCTCTTTATAAAACTCTTTTTTACAAAATCGATTCTTGACTTCAAATCGAATTCTCTTTAAGCCTGGCTTATTCCATTTTACTTTATATCTCCTATCAGCAATCTTCTGACTGGAAACCGCACCATCCAACTCAATACTATCTTGATCTTCAGTATTCTTTAATCCTATGATAACAAGTTCTGTCTCTTCACCTACACATAGAATACTGTCCAATTCAATACGCAGATCAGGAATATCTACGACATGAAACTCAATTACTTTTTCAAACTCACACAATGCTTTGAAATACCGAACTTTGATTTTATGAATTCCCGGCCCAGCCAATTTCGGATCGAAAATACCAATGGTGCTGTCTATTATTCCTATCCCATGGAAACGAATATTCCAGCCGGATTGAGGATTTACAATCAGGTATGGAATTGTCCGAATAGTATCCTCTCCATTATGCAAACAAACTTGATGAACAGCAGATATCTGAATATCGACAATCGGACATTCAACTGCACGACATTGCTCGAAAAAGACGCGATCACCACATATACTGTCTTGAAGAATAAATTTTATCCTGACCAACTCACCTTGCTTTAATCCGGAAATTATCACAGAATCCTGAGTGATCCGTACTGAACCAAATGTGATTACTGAATCAAGCAACCAGTATACTCTCTGGTTGTTATCTTTCCAATGAAATACTAAAGTAGAGTCCGATGCAGTGCATATCACCTGCGGGTCAACCGGTGTGGGTAGTATCCGAAAACTATGCTCATACTGTTTGGCACAATAATCATTGTATGCCTTAAACCTCAAGCTATGGTAACCTGTGTCGAGTTTAGGCAAAACAAATGAACTATCTTTGAGTCCACTATAAACTAAATTGCCATCAATCTCAATTATTGCTCGTTTAGCAGAAGAATTTAATCCCAAATTCAAAGTAATTAACTCATTTTCACAATAAGTTGATCTCAAGGATAATAATTTGAGTTCCGGCTCAGGAATTACTTTCACCAACTGAGTAAAAATAGAGATACAGTTTCCATTTTCCACAAATCCATACCAACTCGTATCTCGAGTGATTAAAATGATACTATCTATTTTTTCTTGTCGATTCAAATCTGAATAATAATAATCCAGATTTCCGACAACAGGAGGGTCAATTATAAAGTCATAGGGATTGATTGAACTCCCTGCGCAGACAAAGCTATCTTTTGTGACCAAATCTATTTTCTCAACTAGCTTAATCTCAAGTTCAACAGTGTCAGAACAGCTGCCATTCATACCAATAATAAATATGACTGTATCACGATCTATGAGGGACTGGTTCTGAATCTCTATAAAGGCGCCACCAGGATCTTTAAAATAAAAGTTATAATTACTTGTTGCTCGACTAGAGTCAACAACCTGGATGGTGGTCAAATCTAACGCAATAGATTCGCATACTTTTAGTATACAAACCCGGCTGAGTAACTTGCAAAGTCTGAGAACTATCCAGGATTCGACCCAGGCTATCCTTCCAGTATGTTTTGTCTACCGGAATACTCGTCTTCACCTGCAGGACAGAAGTAGTTGTATCGCAACTCAGGTCATTAGATTTTGATAAGCTGATATCATTCAAGTCCTTTTTGATATTGATATAAACTATGCTATCACAAAATGGGAAAGTTATCATCTTGCCGAGTTCAACAAAATTGCCTGAAGAGCAAAATGTCTTCCCAAATATCACAATACACTCATTTTGACAAAGAAAAGTATCCAGATTCTTAGTGGCAAGCGGATATTCTTCAATCGTCAATTTCAAAACACTATCGCATCCTGTGAAATTCTTTAATCGAATCTCATGTTCTCCTTTAAAATATTCGTTCCCTTTATAGTTGTAGGATTGATTTTGGCAGGTATAAAAAGTCCCTATAATATTTTCTGATTCTTTCCCAATGATCACGTCTAAGCAGAAATTTTTTTCATGGCAAGGATTTTTAGCATGTAAGCATACTTTACCTTTTCCTGCTTGAGGCCATTGCACAGTAACCGAAGTTGAAGTTTGAGAGATCAAGTTGCCATTGGTAATTTCCCACTCAGCTTCACATGCACCGTTTATAGCATTAACTGAATATGTCTCTGTTTCGCCTTCGCATACATTGCTTCGTCCCATAATATTGCCACCAATCCCGGGAACAGGAGCCGTAGCAGAGCCTGAAGTGACCGTCACAATAAACGAACATGATGCCGGACCATTTCCATCGATTACGATGTAATAAGGACAACCAATTTTGAGTGGACCTGCGGTAAAACCATGAACTCCCTTAGGCATATATGTATTGCAGTTGCTTACCAGATTGAATGAAGAACAATCGGGGGTATCATACACACCTAACTCAATAGAATTTCCCAAAGTGCATCCTGTTACGTTTACATTGAAACTCAGGCTGGTTGATCCGGCTACAAAAGCAAAATATCTGATAGAATGGACGACAAATGTACAGTAGCCGGGAGGAGCATTCCCCGGTATTGTATGAGAGGTAGTACCAGCAGCTCCATTGAGTTCACATACTACACAAGCATCAGCACAATCATTCGATAGATTTACAGGATTACCGCATATTTGAAACTGGCCGAAAAGCTCAGTCTGACAACATATGACGATACAGATAAGATAATATTTCAGGCAAAAGTTGGACATTATTTAAACCAAACATATTTCCAAAGGATTCTTGGTCCAATAATAATATAAGATTCTGAAATAATAAAACTTACTGCACTAAAATTTCACAAATTCATTGAATTCTTCGAAAAATTACTTTCAGAAGCTTAAAAGACGACACAACACGACATAAACAGACAACTAAAAACGAAAAGAAAGTAAACCATTTTGACAGTTGGACTACTATATGACTATATTTCAAGCGGACAACGAGTAAGCCGATTCCTTGCCGACCCTGTGCTATTTATTTTTTTCCCACCCACATTTTTTAAAACAATTTTAGCCGGACTTCAAGTGGCACATTTGGCTTTGCTCCATTCACAAGCCGACCCTTCGCAAAGCCCAAAGAGCCACTTTTTACCAACACAAAGACGGATCAATGTGATTAAAAAAGTAACTTTGACCGATATAAATTTTAGATGACAAAAGAGATACAAATAGAAGTTAGTTTGATTACCAAATTGACTGACCTGAAATACATGCACAGGGCAGACATTCGGGACAAGGCTTCGCTTGAAAAGAATTTCCGTGAGAAGTTTCAAGCCTTGAATCGTGTAAACTTGACTGATTCAGAATTTGAAAGACTATTTAAGGAAATCATAAATCCAGACGTTTTTGCTTCATCAAAACGACTGAGAGAAATCAACACCTTTACCCGTGAAGACGGCACGCCTTTGCATTACACGTTGGTAAATATCAAAGATTGGTGCAAAAACGAATTTGAAGTAATCAATCAATTACGCATCAGTACAAGCAACAGCCATCACCGTTATGATGTGATTTTGCTAATAAACGGAATTCCCGTTGTGCAAATTGAATTGAAAAGTTTGGAGGTTAGCCCACGAAAAGGCATGGAGCAAATTGTGGACTACAAGAGTGACCCGGGCAACGGCTACACAAATTCATTGCTTTGCTTTATGCAAATGTTTATTGTGAGCAACCGTTCAAACACATTTTATTTTGCAAATAATAACTCTGTACATTTCAGTTTTAATGCTGACGAACAGTTTTTGCCTATCTATCAATATGCCAGTGAGGACAACAAGAAAATCACACACTTAGACGATTTCTCTGAAAAGTTTTTGAGCAAATGCGCACTAAGCCAAATGATTAGCAAATACATGGTATTGGTGGCAAGCGAACAAAAATTGATGGTCATGCGACCATATCAGATTTATGCGGTGAAGGCAATTGTCAATTCTATTCAGGAACACAAAGGCAACGGCTACATTTGGCATACAACAGGAAGTGGAAAAACGCTGACTTCTTTCAAAGCATCTACCCTGCTCAAAGACAACCCGAATATTGAAAAATGTTTGTTTGTGGTTGACCGTAAAGACCTTGACCGACAAACCCGTGAGGAATTCAATAAGTTTCAGGAAGGTTGTGTTGAAGAAAACACCAACACAGAAACTTTGGTAAGACGAATGCTTTCAGAAGACAAGGCTAATAAGGTTATAGTAACCACGATCCAAAAATTAGGAATAATTCTAGATGAAAATAGTAAGAGAAACAGGCTAAAGTCTGATAAAGGTATGGCGACCTTAAAAGAACGTTTAGAACCTTTAAGAAGTAGGCGGATTGTTTTCATTTTTGACGAATGTCATCGTTCGCAATTCGGAGATAATCATGATGCCATTGTAGATTTTTTTCCGAATGCACAGCTATTTGGATTCACTGGAACGCCCATTTTCGATGATAACGCTATTTACAAGCAAGTAGAAGGTGAAGTAGGTTCTTATAAAACTACAGCGGATATTTTCAAAAACCGCCTTCATTCATACACCATAACCCATGCAATAGATGATAGAAATGTGTTACGTTTTCATATTGACTTTTTCAAGCCTGAGAATAATGTAACTATTGGAAGCTTGGAACATAAAAAGGCAGTTGCGAATACTATTTTGAAAAAGCATGATTCTGCAACAGATGGTAAACATTTCAACGCAATATTGGCAACAGCATCTATCAATGATGCTATTGAGTATTACGAACTATTCAAAGACATGCAAGCTGTTAAAGCGAATGAAGATGAAAGCTTCCTTCCTTTAAATATTACTTGTGTGTTTTCTCCTCCTGCACAGCTAATTGCCAAGGAAGGGGATAAAGAGAGCCAGAAGAATGCAGCTGATATTAAACAGTTGCAAGATGATTTGGCACAAGAAAAAGCCGACAACAAAGTTGAACCTGAAAAGAAGAAAAAAGCACTGGAAGCCATCATCAGCGATTACAACAAGCAGTATGGCACCAACCATAGAATCACTGAATTTGACTTGTATTACCAGGATGTTCAGCAACGTATAAAATTTCAGCAATTCAGCAATGCCGACTATCCACGCAAAAATAAAATTGATTTGGTGATAGTGGTGGATATGTTGCTCACGGGCTTTGACAGTAAATATTTGAATACATTGTATGTTGACAAGAATCTGAAATTTCACGGACTGATTCAGGCTTTCAGCCGAACCAACCGCATTTTGAATGACACCAAACCTTATGGCAATATTTTAGATTTCCGCCAACAACAAGCCGAAGTTGACAGAGCTATTGCTCTATTCAGCGGAGAAAGGGTGACAGAACGAGCCAAAGAAATTTGGTTGGTTGAACCTGCACCGAAGGTTATTGAAAAATACCAAGAAGCGGTTAAGGCAATGGAAAAGTGGATGGAAGATAAAAACATGGTATCCGAACCGCAGGAAGTTTACAACATCAAGGGTGATGCTGCACGAGTAGAGTTTATCAATCGCTTTAAAGAAGTACAACGATTGAAAACGCAGCTTGACCAATATACCGACCTGAACGAAGAACAGAAGGCAAAGATTGAAAACCTGATGCCCGAAGAGCAATTGCGTTCGTTCCGCAGTTCTTATTTAGAAATTGCAAAACAACTCAAAGAAATACAGCAAAAAGAAGGCGACAAAGCACCAGAAAACATTCAGCAATTGGATTTTGAATTTGTGTTGTTTGCTTCTTCGGTGGTGGATTATGATTACATCATGAACCTGATTGCCAAATACACACAAGGCATACCGAAAAAGCAGAAAATGACCCGTGACCAACTGATTGGTGTGTTGAGTAGCAGTGCCAACCTGATGGAAGAACGGGAAGATATTATTGACTACATCAAAAAACTGGAAGTTGGCAAAGCACTAAACGAGCGGGAAATAAAAGACGGCTATCAAGCATTCAAGGAAGAAAAGATTGCTAAAAAATTAGCTGAGATAGCACAGCATAACGGTTTGGAATTTTCAGCATTGCACCAATTTACAAATGCCATCATTAGCCGAATGATTTTTGATGCTGACAAACTAAGTGAACTCTTTGAAACTTTGGATT from Saprospiraceae bacterium includes these protein-coding regions:
- a CDS encoding gliding motility-associated C-terminal domain-containing protein, whose translation is MTTIQVVDSSRATSNYNFYFKDPGGAFIEIQNQSLIDRDTVIFIIGMNGSCSDTVELEIKLVEKIDLVTKDSFVCAGSSINPYDFIIDPPVVGNLDYYYSDLNRQEKIDSIILITRDTSWYGFVENGNCISIFTQLVKVIPEPELKLLSLRSTYCENELITLNLGLNSSAKRAIIEIDGNLVYSGLKDSSFVLPKLDTGYHSLRFKAYNDYCAKQYEHSFRILPTPVDPQVICTASDSTLVFHWKDNNQRVYWLLDSVITFGSVRITQDSVIISGLKQGELVRIKFILQDSICGDRVFFEQCRAVECPIVDIQISAVHQVCLHNGEDTIRTIPYLIVNPQSGWNIRFHGIGIIDSTIGIFDPKLAGPGIHKIKVRYFKALCEFEKVIEFHVVDIPDLRIELDSILCVGEETELVIIGLKNTEDQDSIELDGAVSSQKIADRRYKVKWNKPGLKRIRFEVKNRFCKKEFYKELIVVPKPEQTTAVCKAGLNFIQFSWDKSINVKNFQVELNPVFSYFWVNDSTISIENLPPNTQVQCRLISQAQGDCSDAIGPWVSCRTQDCPMLNLYHDTLFVGCRKDFPFVLELDQFKNFNHLTYQYSIDSQLLVDSKLEMNSLKAGAHIIRVENQSDFCRYQDSVVLILGDEPQFEYNQVDMSCLEDQKWGKIEFTSIHSGIPPYQVLLDQQIILNLKVEMLDAGPHLVVIKDSLQCETSFVVEIDDADSVSVDAGIDIEIQKNQSISLEAKIAGNFENIIWSPSNQLDCNRCINPTLLATEDQMIYVLVENEDHCTALDSVFIRIIDEQVYIPNVISANGDGLNDYLELFGSKDITQAKVSIFDRWGELIFSSDNYPVNSKEAAWDGTYKNQALMPGVYVYLIKISFRSGRSKDLVGELTLIR
- a CDS encoding type I restriction endonuclease subunit R, which codes for MTKEIQIEVSLITKLTDLKYMHRADIRDKASLEKNFREKFQALNRVNLTDSEFERLFKEIINPDVFASSKRLREINTFTREDGTPLHYTLVNIKDWCKNEFEVINQLRISTSNSHHRYDVILLINGIPVVQIELKSLEVSPRKGMEQIVDYKSDPGNGYTNSLLCFMQMFIVSNRSNTFYFANNNSVHFSFNADEQFLPIYQYASEDNKKITHLDDFSEKFLSKCALSQMISKYMVLVASEQKLMVMRPYQIYAVKAIVNSIQEHKGNGYIWHTTGSGKTLTSFKASTLLKDNPNIEKCLFVVDRKDLDRQTREEFNKFQEGCVEENTNTETLVRRMLSEDKANKVIVTTIQKLGIILDENSKRNRLKSDKGMATLKERLEPLRSRRIVFIFDECHRSQFGDNHDAIVDFFPNAQLFGFTGTPIFDDNAIYKQVEGEVGSYKTTADIFKNRLHSYTITHAIDDRNVLRFHIDFFKPENNVTIGSLEHKKAVANTILKKHDSATDGKHFNAILATASINDAIEYYELFKDMQAVKANEDESFLPLNITCVFSPPAQLIAKEGDKESQKNAADIKQLQDDLAQEKADNKVEPEKKKKALEAIISDYNKQYGTNHRITEFDLYYQDVQQRIKFQQFSNADYPRKNKIDLVIVVDMLLTGFDSKYLNTLYVDKNLKFHGLIQAFSRTNRILNDTKPYGNILDFRQQQAEVDRAIALFSGERVTERAKEIWLVEPAPKVIEKYQEAVKAMEKWMEDKNMVSEPQEVYNIKGDAARVEFINRFKEVQRLKTQLDQYTDLNEEQKAKIENLMPEEQLRSFRSSYLEIAKQLKEIQQKEGDKAPENIQQLDFEFVLFASSVVDYDYIMNLIAKYTQGIPKKQKMTRDQLIGVLSSSANLMEEREDIIDYIKKLEVGKALNEREIKDGYQAFKEEKIAKKLAEIAQHNGLEFSALHQFTNAIISRMIFDADKLSELFETLDLGWKERTKRELALMEELVPVLRKKAEGREISGLKAYNV